The Coffea eugenioides isolate CCC68of chromosome 8, Ceug_1.0, whole genome shotgun sequence genome has a segment encoding these proteins:
- the LOC113780426 gene encoding uncharacterized protein LOC113780426, with protein sequence MTNGAAVWCISFRKIQGQGLTILGDLVLKDKIVVYDLAGQRIGWANYDYTLEIQFLVQDSQNLGGLGFNMGIVTLTDWHSRTDLHSHYLDREDKEQPEKRLHNLRYVVSEMDKSWINDPNILSSHYKSGLKDFIEFAKTNGMGLDGKLFCPCRRCRNSKRKSISQVESDLSEKGFCMYYKNWVFHGEPFSAHSYMSSGKNNSLDENGVGGETDFINETEYNDFDMNENGESDELPDLLDEIRNAHESGTSSEWDSKNFDKLLNDAQRELYPGCKKYSLLRFIVSFLHIKVMNHMTNKAFDMMLEFLKDVLPEGEILPSSFYGAMKILSGIGLGYQKIDVCKFDCALFWKENEKMDKCPICKESRWKVNNGKKKKVPQKVMWYFPLKARLQRLFMSSKTAEDMRWHVEKRVKEEGIMRHPADSIPWKDFDKQYPDFAKDSRNVRLGLATDGFNPFGNMSNSYSMWPVILVPYNLPAYKFMRKEFLILSLLIPGPRAPGKELDVFLRPAIDDLKDLFHGISTYDAYSGQNFQMRAAILWTISDFPAYGYLSGWSTSGYKACPCCLDDTASQRLRGKICFMGHRRFLNHDHRWRKQKAHFDGTIETRSRPKEFSGEQVLRHLNSLAGVFGEFGKNPVTRKKGVDKIQGNWRKKSIFFELPYWEKLSMRHCLDVMHILKNTCESLVATLLNIPDKTKDTNKTRDDLLDMGIRHELHLHDDGTRKTKPPALYVMSSSERKGFCDFLSSIKFPDGYAANISKCVKDGKLMGLKTHDYHVLLQRLIPAGIRGYLCKEVNEAIFELSEFFRDLCSKTLKMDDLERLEKNAPLILCKLEKIFPPAFFDIMIHLIVHLPKEAKLGGPVHPRWMFPFERYLGSLKKYVRNRARPEGSIAEGYIANECLTFMSKYLHGIETKFTRKRRNYDYNQDKAEELVVFSLSVCPFGLVTPPTKLSQVELDVAHKFILNNCDEIEEYRIKHKEMLQRIHPENVDSRHEDQFTEWFKDHINQLHIDKSLDVSEELWALANGPIPFMTKHYSGCIVNEVRFHTRDRDDCRTTQNSGLVVEGDHKGKHIDFYGFVKAVVELTFFHAYKIWKRTMEMCSMQIQVF encoded by the exons CAGAACAGACCTGCATTCTCACTACCTTGATAGAGAAGATAAAGAACAACCAGAGAAAAGATTGCATAATTTGAGGTATGTG GTATCGGAAATGGATAAGAGCTGGATAAATGATCCAAATATTTTGTCAAGTCATTATAAGTCTGGTCTTAAGGATTTTATTGAATTTGCTAAGACCAATGGTATGGGATTGGATGGAAAATTATTTTGTCCCTGTAGGAGATGTAGGAATTCAAAGAGAAAAAGCatttctcaagttgaatcagaTTTGTCAGAAAAAGGCTTTTGTATGTATTATAAAAATTGGGTCTTCCATGGGGAACCATTTTCTGCACACTCTTATATGTCAAGTGGAAAGAACAATAGCCTTGATGAGAATGGTGTTGGAGGTGAGACAGATTTCATCAATGAAACAGAATATAATGACTTTGATATGAATGAAAATGGTGAATCTGATGAGTTACCTGATTTATTGGATGAGATAAGAAATGCACATGAATCAGGGACATCGAGTGAATGggattcaaaaaattttgacaaattgtTAAATGATGCACAAAGAGAACTTTACCCGGGATGCAAAAAATACTCCCTGCTGCGTTTCATTGTTTCCTTTCTCCATATCAAAGTGATGAACCATATGACTAACAAGGCATTTGACATGATGCTAGAATTTTTAAAAGATGTGTTACCAGAAGGAGAAATACTTCCATCTAGTTTTTATGGGGCCATGAAAATTCTATCTGGTATAGGTTTGGGGTATCAAAAAATTGATGTCTGCAAATTTGATTGTGCattgttttggaaagaaaatgaaaagatggACAAGTGTCCTATTTGTAAAGAATCACGATGGAAAGTCAATaatggcaagaaaaaaaaagttccacAGAAGGTGATGTGGTACTTTCCATTAAAAGCGAGGTTGCAAAGActttttatgtcttctaaaacTGCTGAAGACATGAGATGGCATGTGGAGAAACGGGTTAAAGAGGAAGGTATCATGAGACATCCGGCTGATTCTATTCCTTGGAAGGATTTTGATAAGCAATATCCTGATTTTGCTAAAGATTCTCGAAATGTAAGACTTGGATTGGCCACGGACGGATTCAATCCATTTGGTAACATGAGCAACTCATATAGCATGTGGCCAGTTATTCTTGTACCTTACAATTTGCCTGCATATAAGTTTATGAGAAAGGAATTTCTTATACTATCACTTCTTATTCCTGGTCCACGTGCCCCTGGAAAGGAGTTAGATGTGTTCTTAAGGCCAGCAATAGATGATTTGAAAGATTTATTTCATGGAATCAGCACTTATGATGCATATAGTGGACAAAACTTTCAAATGCGTGCAGCAATTTTATGGACTATATCAGATTTCCCTGCATATGGCTATTTGTCTGGATGGAGCACCAGTGGGTATAAAGCATGTCCATGTTGTCTTGATGATACTGCTTCACAAAGACTAAGAGGCAAAATATGTTTCATGGGACATCGTCGCTTTTTGAACCATGACCACCGTTGGCGAAAGCAAAAAGCTCATTTTGATGGAACTATTGAAACACGCTCCAGGCCAAAGGAATTTTCTGGAGAACAGGTTTTAAGACATTTAAATTCCTTGGCTGGTGTCTTTGGTGAGTTTGGTAAGAACCCAGTTACTCGAAAAAAAGGAGTTGATAAAATTCAGGGTAATTGGAGGAAAAAAAGTATATTTTTTGAGTTACCATATTGGGAAAAACTCTCCATGAGACATTGTCTGGATGTGATGCATATCCTTAAAAATACATGTGAAAGTTTAGTAGCAACATTGTTGAACATTCCTGATAAGACAAAAGATACTAATAAAACTCGTGATGATCTACTTGACATGGGAATAAGGCACGAACTACACTTACATGATGATGgtacaaggaaaacaaagcCTCCAGCCTTGTATGTGATGTCTTCAAGTGAGAGAAAAggattttgtgattttttgagttCAATTAAGTTTCCTGATGGGTATGCTGCCAACATTTCCAAGTGTGTTAAAGATGGTAAACTGATGGGACTTAAAACACATGACTACCATGTCCTCTTGCAACGACTTATTCCAGCGGGCATTCGTGGGTATTTGTGCAAAGAAGTCAATGAGGCAATTTTTGAGTTAAGTGAGTTTTTTCGAGATTTGTGTTCTAAAACCCTTAAGATGGATGACTTGGAAAGGTTGGAGAAAAATGCTCCGTTAATATTATGTAAGTTGGAAAAAATCTTTCCTCCTGCCTTCTTTGACATTATGATCCATTTGATTGTTCACTTGCCAAAGGAAGCAAAACTTGGTGGGCCAGTACATCCTAGGTGGATGTTTCCATTTGAAAG GTATCTTGGATCCCTTAAAAAGTATGTCCGTAATCGTGCTCGTCCTGAAGGCTCGATTGCAGAAGGATATATTGCAAATGAGTGCCTAACATTCATGTCCAAATATCTCCATGGCATTGAAACAAAATTCACCCGCAAGAGACGCAACTATGACTATAATCAGGATAAGGCAGAGGAGCTGGTGGTTTTCTCACTAAGTGTTTgcccatttggacttgttacaCCTCCTACTAAATTATCTCAAGTTGAACTAGATGTGGCTCATAAATTTATATTGAATAACTGTGATGAAATAGAAGAGTACAGAAT TAAGCATAAAGAGATGCTGCAAAGGATTCATCCTGAAAATGTTGATAGCAGACATGAAGATCAATTCACAGAGTGGTTCAAAGATCAT ATAAATCAGTTACACATTGATAAATCATTGGATGTTTCTGAAGAGCTGTGGGCATTAGCAAATGGTCCTATACCTTTCATGACAAAGCATTACTCAGGATGCATTGTAAATGAAGTTCGTTTCCACACAAGAGATCGGGATGATTGCCGTACAACACAGAATAGTGGCTTAGTTGTTGAGGGTGACCATAAAGGAAAACACATTGACTTTTATGGCTTTGTTAAGGCTGTGGTTGAGCTGACCTTTTTTCATGCATACAAG ATTTGGAAGAGAACGATGGAGATGTGCTCAATGCAGATACAAGTTTTTTAG